One window from the genome of Amaranthus tricolor cultivar Red isolate AtriRed21 chromosome 9, ASM2621246v1, whole genome shotgun sequence encodes:
- the LOC130824315 gene encoding uncharacterized protein LOC130824315 isoform X2 gives MPLCSEVEQISREDLVELSEIEKHNLGQAKRFSSTPDVENSPKSLLAFNGNYSVHGVYDFLLNYRSLLTTLSSMDVPMLCAPIPFLNAAISSPQILLVWKIKCVKMLVKLFMIFP, from the exons ATGCCATTATGTTCTGAAGTGGAGCAGATTAGTAGAGAGGATTTGGTTGAGCTCTCTGAGATTGAGAAGCATAATTTAGGACAG GCTAAACGTTTTAGTTCGACGCCTGATGTGGAAAACAGTCCAAAGTCTTTGTTAGCCTTCAATGGTAATTATAGTGTTCATGGCGTATATGATTTTCTGCTAAATTACAG ATCATTGTTGACTACATTGAGCAGTATGGATGTACCTATGCTGTGTGCTCCCATACCTTTCCTTAATGCTGCAATTTCTTCCCCACAG ATCCTGCTGGTGTGGAAAATAAAGTGCGTGAAAATGCtcgtaaaattatttatga TTTTCCCCTAG
- the LOC130824315 gene encoding uncharacterized protein LOC130824315 isoform X1, translating to MPLCSEVEQISREDLVELSEIEKHNLGQAKRFSSTPDVENSPKSLLAFNGNYSVHGVYDFLLNYRSLLTTLSSMDVPMLCAPIPFLNAAISSPQFSPRAPSTYSQESIDQVRDLWISYVVKHTQQKLEKEAEDLDGVL from the exons ATGCCATTATGTTCTGAAGTGGAGCAGATTAGTAGAGAGGATTTGGTTGAGCTCTCTGAGATTGAGAAGCATAATTTAGGACAG GCTAAACGTTTTAGTTCGACGCCTGATGTGGAAAACAGTCCAAAGTCTTTGTTAGCCTTCAATGGTAATTATAGTGTTCATGGCGTATATGATTTTCTGCTAAATTACAG ATCATTGTTGACTACATTGAGCAGTATGGATGTACCTATGCTGTGTGCTCCCATACCTTTCCTTAATGCTGCAATTTCTTCCCCACAG TTTTCCCCTAGGGCTCCTTCAACTTATTCTCAGGAGAGCATTGATCAAGTTCGAGATTTATGGATTTCTTACGTTGTCAAACATACGCAACAAAAATTGGAGAAGGAAGCAGAAGATTTGGATGGTGTGTTATAA